CGCGTCAACCGCTAACCCATTCCTACGACCATGATTGAAAGTTGGAGATGGTACGGACCATCAGACCCCATCACGCTACGCGACATCAGGCAGGCCGGCATTTCCGGCATCGTCAACGCTCTCCACGAAGTCCGCTGCGGTGACTTGTGGACGGAAGAGGCTGTTGCCGAACGCGTTAAAATGATTGAAGCAGCCGGTATGAAATGGGTTGTAGCGGAAAGCATCGCCGTCCATGAGGATATCAAAACCCGTTCCGGCAACTGGCAACACTACATTGAAGTTTACAAGCAAAGTCTTCGCAACCTCGCCAAGGGAGGAGTCAAAGTCGTATGCTACAACTTCATGCCTGTCCTGGACTGGACGCGTACCGATCTCGTCTGGCAATTGCCGGACGGCAGTAGCGTCCTGAAGTGCGATGCCGATGAAGTTGCAGTTTTCGACATCTTTATCCTGAAACGGGCAGGCGCAGAAAAGGACTACGATCAAGACACGCTGGCACGTGCGCAAAGCCGCTTCGAATCAATGACGGACGAGCAGAAAAAACAACTCAGTGATTCCATCCTGCTCGGACTCCCCGGTACTGTAGACGACCTGACGCCGGATCAATTCAAGGAAATGCTGGCTCGTTACGAAGGGATCGACGATGCCCGTCTCCGCCGCAATCTGTACGATTTCCTCAACGAAATCATGCCAGTCTGTGAAGAGACCGGAATTCGCATGGCTATCCATCCGGACGATCCGCCCCGTCCGATCTTCGGATTGCCGCGCATCATGAGCGACGAGGCAGACATGGAACAACTTATCCGGGAAGTCCCGTCCATGCACTCGGGCTTCACTCTCTGTACGGGTTCGCTGGGAGGTCTCCGCAGCAATGCCCCGCACTTGCTAATGGAAAAATTCGCCGACCGCGTCTATTTCGCCCACTTCCGCAACACTGTCTATGACGGAGAGAATCCCGATACCTTCCGCGAATCGGGGACCCATCTTTGCGGTCACACGGACATGGCCTATGCCATGCAGTGCCTGATCAACGAAGAAGCCCGCAGGCGCGAAACCGGCGAAGAATGTGCGGAAATTCCCGTCCGCCCGGACCATGGCAAGCTCATGGACATCGATCTGGAAAAACACTGCTACGCCGGATATTCGTACGGCGGACGCGTCATCGGCATAGCCGAATTGCGAGGCCTGGCTTTTGGACTGGCATCCAGCCGTCCCCTGGTCGGTAAAGTAGCCGTTGTCACGGGAGCCGCCGGAGTCCTCTGCTCCGTCATGGCCCGCAGTCTCCTGAAGGCGGGAGCCAAGGTAGCCCTTCTTGGCAGGACAGAATCCAAACTCGTCGCACTCCAGCAACAACTGGCGGAAGAAGGCCTGACTCAGACGATCATCCTCGCAGCAGACGTCCTTGACAAGGCGGCCTTGGAACAGGCTTGCGACAAATTGGTTGCCGCCTGGGGCAAACTCGACATCCTTCTCAACGGAGCCGGAGGCAACGATCCGCGCGGGACTACACCCGCCGAACAATGCACCCCGGACACTCCGGAAAAGGACGGATTCTTCGGCATGGATATGGAAGGCTTCGAGTACGTTAACCGCCTGAACATGATCGGGACGATCCTGCCCTCGCAGATCTTCGGCAAACTGTTGACGAAGACCCAAGGTACCATCGTCAACATCTCCTCCATGGCCGCCTTCCTGCCCCTCACCAAAGTCGGTGCCTACGGTTCCGCCAAAGCTGCCGTAGAGAATTTCACCAAGTGGCTTGCCACACATCTGGCCCCCATGGGCATCCGCGTCAATGCCATTGCTCCCGGTTTCTTCATCACCAACCAGAATCGCTTCCTGATGATGGAACAGGATGGAGTTACTCCTACGGCCCGAGGTAAAAAAGTAATCGCCAAAACACCGATGCGCCGTTTCGGTGAACCGGAAGACCTGTGCGGTGCCCTCAAG
This is a stretch of genomic DNA from Akkermansia sp. N21116. It encodes these proteins:
- a CDS encoding SDR family oxidoreductase, with product MRGLAFGLASSRPLVGKVAVVTGAAGVLCSVMARSLLKAGAKVALLGRTESKLVALQQQLAEEGLTQTIILAADVLDKAALEQACDKLVAAWGKLDILLNGAGGNDPRGTTPAEQCTPDTPEKDGFFGMDMEGFEYVNRLNMIGTILPSQIFGKLLTKTQGTIVNISSMAAFLPLTKVGAYGSAKAAVENFTKWLATHLAPMGIRVNAIAPGFFITNQNRFLMMEQDGVTPTARGKKVIAKTPMRRFGEPEDLCGALKFLVSNEAGFITGITIPVDGGFLAFSGV